The DNA window atatccatgctgaaaatttcacaaattttgaataatccgtttacgagttataaacgatgaAATATAaggaaaattgccgttttttacgattttcgacTTGTAATCGCActtttataactcgtaaacgaataaaacacatgttttaaattttcaatacagaacgataaaattatttaaaaatattgtcgcATCGTTCTCAACTCTGCAAACTCACTAAAAAAGACATAAACGTCTATGTTTCTCCTGTACCTTGCAATCAATACAacctttattttgtataaaaattcccAGCCTTCATAAATGTTCCGAATAATTACCGATCGTTCCGCCGACGAGCTTGTAGTTACGCTTCTGTCCATTTTTTACCGATCTCTGgcaaatttaagatttttcagaCGAATAACGGCAACAACATCCGTTCACTATTCGATCCAATTAGCGTATCGCGACGACCATTCCGAAAAAATTCAACGCATGTCTGTCTCCGAGTTCGACTGTTCGATAACTCGTACGTCGTACGTACAATGCCTCTGTATGAAACGATATATGGACTGTGCCTTTTGTTTCGAATATGACGACTCGTTCTCGGCTGACTTCGCTTTCGCAGTACCGTAGTCGAGTGCAAAAGAGTTTCGTTCTAGCGTGGTTTCGATAGATTTCGCTTCGGACCATTATCTTTTCAAGTTGATCGAAAAATATCCGAGAAAATGGTAACCGGGCTCTCCGATTTCTTCACGCGTCGTTTAAACACGTCCAAAAGTCTGCAATTCTGTTAAAAATTATATCGCTGAGAGGGTTCGCAGAagaattttatgcaaaaaatgTCCACATGACTTTTACGTTTGAAAcaggaaaaattttcaaagcagCTAAATCCAAAAATATCGTGCTGGTGCTGTAGGTCTCGGCTGTTTCAAtcattgtttaaccctttgcactcgaagctattttaactccaaaacgaaacatttcttcggacccagaatatttcccttctatatattttttttttttcatgttatacatacgaaaatggtacaatttactttactaaatttaacactaggtttacgggacccgtcaaaatgacggattctaatatttttaatttacgattattgagattgtgaagatggaattactcaacaaatttatttctttacgtATATATTATCTAAAAGATGGCtaaaaaacttgaatagacacattcttcttattattataaagtaatgtaaaatattcacttttagtgctccgcaaacctagtgttaataatgtaaaatatattctgaataatgatacagcaattttcagtgcaATTTTTAACACAGTTGTGTTCAGGAAAGACTAGAATCATCCTATGTAAGAAATATCCGCACAACTTGAATGTTTAAAACTGGAAAAATCGTTGAAGTAACTAAATCGAATGAAACGTCCTAAAAGAATATCCTGTCGTATTTGGGACAGTCTGCAGTCCCATTTCACATAAAAAAAGTCCGCATAATGTTTCCGTATAAAGCAGGAGAAATGTTTAACGGAGCAAAATCGCCTAATACCCACCTTACGCGTTAACAGTGCCACTTCGAACACTGTTCAAACACGCTTAAACTTTCGTAAtgtctttaaaaaaatatatatactatcctattcagtGCAGTCTGTAGAATGATTCCGCGGCGAGAAGTATTTAAATAGCCTCGAACCGCGAGAAATCCTCGCAGTTGTAGCGAACGTAGCTTCCTCTTCAAAGTTGAAGCACAATGGCGACAAAATAAGCGTCGAACGACGACGTGACCATTGACAAGCCTGGCGGTTCTTATCGGATCGAGCGGCGAATAAAATGAGAATCGCGTCTTCGTAAAAAGTTCGACTGGATCTCTCGATAAATCCCGACGGGTCAAAGTTTCGAGGAAGTCGGAAAGAAAAGAGAACGGAATGGCACGCGGCGGGGGTTGGTAATTCGGAATCGCGATAACAGAGCCGTTCGAGCTCGTTAACGTCGACCGGGGACAAACTTACCTATTGAATCCGCTCGCATAACAATACCAACAATTCCGGCCGGATTCCTGTTGTCCTCTCATGACCGGGGTTCTCGCGTTAATTCCGGCGCGGCGAACTCGATCGTTTCGAGTAACGAACGCCGCGCCGCCATGCCCCGGATGCGTCTTACAATTTCCATTCGGCGAGATTGAAACAGCGACGGAGGGGCACAGAGGGGAAGGGAAATCCTTTCGAGTGATATTCAACTAGAAAAAAAACGCACCGTTTGCGGGAGCTGCGCAGGGACACAATGGCGGTGAGAGGCTAGGTATTCAAACACGGGGCTGCGATTCGCAGTTTAATAAAACACGCTGTTATATTTCATCATTCTTTTGCGCTCGTTTCTCTTTACAGGAAACGAACAAACTTGCAGATCCGCCGGCGATTCCGGCGGCCGAATCGTGATCGCGAGGGTCcgcgagaaaagaaaagagttcAATTTCATCGAGATAATAATTTCGCCCAGGCTATGCAGCGGCGAGCGAAAAGTTTCCTCGGGTGTGTATATTGTGCACGGTGGCTGTGCTGGAAATTCTAGCGGAATTGTAGATTTTCGTTTTCCTCGGATCGACTGGTTCGTTCCTTTTTCTCGTGGACTCCTTCGGTTCGTTTCCTTGGCCGTTCGCCTCGCTGGAAACGACTTCCGGAATCGGTAAAACAGTTCGAGAAAGCTGTCCGGCTCCGCGGCGAGTAGGCCGATCAATCTTTGGGAAACGATGCACAGGATAGAACGCCTCTCGGAAGTCGATCGGAGGCGGAAACGTTGCTTCACCGTAACGTTCTGTCCACCAGTAGGAGCAGGCTGAACAGAATCGCTCTTCTATTCGCGTTGCCGGTGCCACCGTGCTGCATCGCCGCAGGATGTTCACCTGGAAGAACACATACTCGCCGGTGTTCCGTTCGTTCAGAAGGATCGTGAAAAGAAGAATTGTAAAAAGAGTCGTCGCGACGATTTATCGTTGTCGGACGACCCGTTGCAACCTTTCCGCGCTCCCTTGCGAATATAAACGATCTTAGTTGCTGCTACGATTTTTAAACGCGAGAAAACACCCGACGCCCGTAGGCGTCCTCCTCCTCGAATGGTTAATAAAACGGGACTGTAAAAGGAGGAGCGCAGTCTTCTCGGAATTTTCCAAGAAGGAAACTTTGTAATCCGGAAAATTGGAATCTCTTGTTGTTTAAGGGCTGCTCGTATTTAACCGAGTTCATTTTGCAGATCGGGAAACTATTATCCGAGGAGAGTTCAGAGATGAAATCCGCAAGATGAAactttgtttatatttttccgACTCGAGATGACATTATTATATTACGCCGCGTCGTCGAGATCGAGTTAAAGGAGAATTTAGTGGAGTCGAGCAAATAGGATTGGCGAGAAAAAATTCACGGTCTGTTTTATTCCCGGCGGAAAATCTGGGCGCATCAAAAGTTATAAAGCTTGATAACGATCTATCGAGAGTTCTGTTGAACGAAAAAGAGGAACGCGCGAGGTAAGGTGATAAATTCGAACGTTAGACAAACCTAGACCGGAAGCGCTGCCATAAAATCGTTCAACGAGAGGAACATTCCTTTAGGATCGTTATGGGCTCGAAGCTAAACCACGAATTTATATCCTCACCGTTTAACACGTGAATCATGACGCTGGCTGGAGCCACCTTGTTCGAAGCACAGGTGTAATTTCCACTGTCGTTGAGCAGAGCACGGGTTATCAACAGCTTGCTGGTGGTGCCGTTTTTACCTTTCTCCGTTTCCAGAGAAACGCCACCCCTGTCGAACGTAAAGATAGTGATACGAGGACGGGACACGTGACTCTTCTTCTCAAGTGTACTTTCTTCGGAGTACACGGAATCGGCTGGGGCGAAAGGAGAGCAAACAGAACGAACGAAACGGGAGCAAAGTTACGCGAGACGTGGACGCACCTTGGACCATCGAAATCGATCGCTGTACCAGCATGATACCACGTCACATTGCTCGGAGGAATGTCCTGAGTGTCCACGATGCAAGTTAAACCGATCGTGCTGCCCTTCTTCACGTAGACTTCTTCCGGCCCGGTGATCTTTGCTTGAACGTCTTCGTCGATGCAAACAAATAAATGATGTGAACCGATCTCTGGGAATCCGGGTACGGGGGAAACTCACCTAAAACTTTTAGTACAATTGCCCTGTGGATCTTGGGCTCCGTGTTCACTTGGCACTCGTAGATCCCGGTGTCCCGGGGTTGCGCGTAATCTATTTGCAAGTTCCACTCGTCGTTGTCCAAATCGCCGACTATCGTGAACCTCGCGTCGCTCGTGTAGGTCGTGGACATGGACGTCAGGATGTGCAGATCCCTTTTGCGAATCCAGGACACCTGGTGCAGTTCTCGGTGTTTGCAATTCGTTTATGTTAAACCTATCGCAATCGGCCTAACGACCGGTCCTACAGGTAATTGACCAAcacgctgcggattttatgcgtttatgagacAAAAATAGGCACGTACTTACAGTTTAAAGCAGTGAACGCattaagggggtattctggtGTAGACCTTCATTTTTCTGATCTTTTTAgggaattttttacaaataaaatgtaaGTTTCTTAggccatttgcatcataaggaaatatggaaagaaggcctttatgaccaaacttcttttttattagatttaaatacaaaaatgactacaagtgaaagaacttcatatttcagcattataagaaaaaataaattgatgcaaatgggttaatatcgGTATTTTggatacatatttatttattgtctaCGAATGTTCACAATTCTTTTTAAGTAAGAATGATCGAAACTGACGAAGTTACATGTCGTTGAATAAGATtcgtttaaaagaaattttctttaagAAATCGAAAGGTTTCTTGATTAGTATGATGGTGATTATGGTGTGAACCAGAATTATAGAAAAAGGAaatgtttcttatttttcttaGCTCGCTAAATATGAAAAATGTAAGAAAATCAGCGTTCAAAATTGAAAGtgccattttgtaaattttcactcttttttcattCTGGTTCATACCATAATCACAATCATACtaatttttttgatttttttttttaacgatcgGAATCGTGTCAGCCTTTTTTTTAAACGAACCTTGTTCAACGACATGTAACTCCGTCAGTTTTGATCATTTTCTCTCGaaaaaaattgtgaatattCGTAGAATATAgataaatatgtatgcaaaatgcCGATATTAAGAAAGTTATATTTTTTTGCGAAAAATTCCCCAAAAAGATCAGGAAAATGAAAGTTTAGTCCCTTAAAAGAATTCAAGGACGTCGGTGtaagaacaaagaaaattttaaagcAGTCTAGTAGTCAAATAGGCGTCCTTTAACACTTCGAGTGCCCAATCGGAAGCCTAAAAAAGTgtaatcaaagtaatttatttagcgaaatgaaaatttaaaagatgAGATACTGAAAGTAACCATTTCTGGGAGACGTGGCACTCGAAGTATTAAAATCGAAGAACCTTTTTGAAACGAACGACTCGACAGATTTTGAGAAGCTAGAACTGCCAGCGTAGAAACAAACAAATCTGTTTTTCTAGATGAAGTGAAAGTTTTGCAACAATTGCGCTTAATTGGAATTCCAAGGAAAATAGTGACTCGCTGTTTCGAACTTTAGAATGATGGCAAAAGTAGAGTTTCCGGTTCACGATAGTAAAACGGACGCCGCCCGCCCGATAAAAGCAACTAATTGCAATTCCTCGATTTACATCTGATTGAAATTGTTTCGAAACTCGCAGGCATCGCAAACTAACGGGTTTCGCTGCCGAAACACAGGACTCACGGTTCTGTTCCCCAAATTCTTGACGCGGCACAACAGCACAACAGTTTGCCCGACAACGGCGGTCACTTTTTGAGTTGGATCTTTGTAGAAAGTGGTCCTCCTCGTCCCCCGATGCGTCCGCCGTTCGGTCCTGCCGATCTCATCTTCGAATCGTTGCGCCGCTAAAATTTAAGGCGCCGGTTAACAGAATTTTTCATTCCCGCCGTTCTGATCATTCCGAGCCGGAAATTCGCATCAATCAAACCGGAAGATGCTGCTCCAAATGCTCATGAACGATCTACATATTTATGATCTTCGCTTGAAtacaattgaaattattagtCCTTTCCACTTCGTTCAGGAAAACGAGACGAAAGCTCCAGATCGAATATCGACGATTCTTTTCGCGATTCTACCTTGGTTCCGATGATCGGAGGCCGGTTCGGCGCGTAACAGGTGACATCCGATTCCGAGCAGTATAAGAGCCATGCCGTGGAACGGTGCCATTTTTTACCTAGGGAATACTTTCATTTTTCTACTCCCCGATAACTGTGCTCTCCGAAACGATTTTATCGGCGATTCCAGTGGCGTTCCTCGAAGGATACACTCCGTTCCTCGTTCCCCATTTCCCGTGGAACTCGCGGATTTATGTCCTCCGGGAATTAATCCGTTTCCCAAGAGAAACGGTAAACGATTAGAGATCCCGACGATACGGTTGACATCGCGCAGAAACGCGCCGTTTCGTTTTGAACTGTGTTGAACGACATTCTTTCGGGaaacgatgaaaaaaaaaagtaagatAGTTTCGGCGGGAAGTTGAGAACGCGACGACACGCGAATGATACTTGAGAACGACGCGCGCCGGGAGCGTTCGGAACACTGAAAGCTCTTCCAGTTCTGGAGAAGATGGTAATGCGAAAACGTGAACGCGCTGGCGCCTCGCGATGGCTACGCGATTGCGCGATTCCACGGAAAATACCAAAGTACGCACTGGGTGTCCGATTTTAATGTGTGTATGAATTATTTCTATAGTTCATTGATTCCACCTTTGTCATGTCGAAAATGCCGGAGGAAGAATTCCTTGGAAGATATCTGCTGCATTAGCTTGGACATTTTTCTACGAGAAAATTTAAGGTCAcatcattaaaaaaattaagtcaCTCTGTATCTCCGGTGCTCTCAGTTATTACCTACCTAGGGCTATCTAGGGCTACCTAGGACTACCTAGCACTAAGTACTTGGGACTCCTTACAGCCGCCTGCGGCTGCGTAAAGCTTCTTACAACTGTCTAGGGTTACTTACAGCTGCCTAGGGCTGCCTGGAACTTCCTAGGGCTACCTAGAACTACCTAGGGTTGTCTAGGACTACTTAGCACTCCTTACAACCGCTTCGTTCTTACATTACAAATAAAACTTGTTCGCATGAACAGAGACAAATAGGGTGCTCTCACGACCGGGGTTTCTGTGTCCCCATTATAGTGCTGCCCTCTAGTCttatttttagcctggatcagatcctACATCATCTTTAGCATGGATCAGAACCTCCATCATcgtttagcctggatcagaacctTCAACATTTTTCGCATGGATCGGAGCGACTAATTTTTCGGGTATGAAAGAGGACGGTaaatgaagaagaaagagaAGCAGAGAGTGGAAAgttgaaagactggcgtgaactCAAATCAAACGCAATGTGAACGTAATGACCTATAGGCGCTTTGGATGCCTCGGGCTCACAGCCCCagccgtgagtgagcccctgagggacctccgatcggaggaataccaatttgatgccaaaaatgttaattttaaggATAGGAACTTTTTGAAAGTCCGAAAGCAATTTTAGAAATCCAGAAATAAGAATTATGACGGTATTCGATGAATGTACGCGTATTTTAAGAAACTGTATATTTGAATTGATACTTACAAAGAGCTGCTGAAAGTGAGCCGAAGTAAACGAAGAAAGCATTCAAGAACCTCTGGCACACCCCGAGCTAGCTTAAGGTAGGCCAAGGAATTTATAATTGACCCTTGGTCCACCCTAAGCTAGCTAAAGGTAGACCAAGGTAGACAAGTGTAGGCCAGGGTAGCTCTGGAGGACCTCTGATCTTCGttatttttagtaaaaaaaaaatgtttcaggaaGGCAATGTTTGGTTCAGTGAAGCATTTATTGCGACGGAGAAGTTTGTTTTCTCCAGGTCATACTTTCCAATATTTAAAGGTCATCGCCTTTTTTGATAGAATAaggtaatttaatttttgtgacATTATAGCTATGAAAAGACAAATTCATCCATgtataatatgttgaccttcaaatgacctacGGAGGAGTTATTCTTCAAAAAGCATAACTTAACGTACGGAGACCATGTTTGTGTTTACCGTACTCCACTAGGGTTTCGTTTATGTGAACACCGAAACATTGTCGaaagttttatttaaatattcatcAAACTATGTACCAAAGACTAaagtattatatttatttataaagtaTTATAATTATCATTTTTTTCGCATTTTTGCTTAGCTTACCCATCATGCCTCCCCTTTCCGTTTTATATGACACGGATTGCACAACGCACTAGAAAATGATCGGGAACACTCTCGGACGTTTATGTAAGAAATTCACGGTAAAATCACGGTAAACGTAGAAGTTGCACCCACGCAGAATGATGCGAGGATCATTAAAAGCAT is part of the Halictus rubicundus isolate RS-2024b chromosome 3, iyHalRubi1_principal, whole genome shotgun sequence genome and encodes:
- the LOC143352275 gene encoding kin of IRRE-like protein 1, with amino-acid sequence MAPFHGMALILLGIGCHLLRAEPASDHRNQAAQRFEDEIGRTERRTHRGTRRTTFYKDPTQKVTAVVGQTVVLLCRVKNLGNRTVSWIRKRDLHILTSMSTTYTSDARFTIVGDLDNDEWNLQIDYAQPRDTGIYECQVNTEPKIHRAIVLKVLDVQAKITGPEEVYVKKGSTIGLTCIVDTQDIPPSNVTWYHAGTAIDFDGPRGGVSLETEKGKNGTTSKLLITRALLNDSGNYTCASNKVAPASVMIHVLNGEHPAAMQHGGTGNANRRAILFSLLLLVDRTLR